From a region of the Primulina eburnea isolate SZY01 chromosome 7, ASM2296580v1, whole genome shotgun sequence genome:
- the LOC140837130 gene encoding uncharacterized protein, whose amino-acid sequence MDKEKMEELKLQFQRLLNETQGFVQKVPPTQLYAAIGAILITSLFLVIVRLFKRRSSNSIVLTGLSGSGKTILFYQLQDGSSHQGTVTSMEPNEGTFVLHSEVTKKGKIKPVHIVDVPGHSRLRPKLDEFLPQAAGVVFVVDAVDFLPNIRAASEYLYEILTKTTVVKKKTPLLLLCNKVDKVTAHTKDFIRKQLEKEIDKLRASRTALSSADITSEHSLGVTGETFTFSQCVNKVTVSEASGLTGDVTQLEQFIREHVKP is encoded by the exons ATGGACAAAGAGAAGATGGAGGAACTGAAGCTCCAATTTCAGCGGTTGTTGAATGAAACCCAGGGATTTGTTCAGAAAGTTCCGCCAACTCAGTTGTACGCTGCAATTGGAGCAATCTTAATCACATCTCTGTTTCTAGTAATCG TTCGTCTGTTCAAGCGAAGATCATCGAACTCTATTGTACTAACTGGGCTTAGCGGAAGTGGCAAAACTATTCTGTTTTATCAG CTCCAAGACGGATCCTCTCATCAGGGTACTGTGACTTCAATGGAACCAAATGAAGGAACTTTTGTTCTACACTCTGAGGTTACTAAG AAAGGAAAAATAAAGCCTGTTCACATCGTTGATGTTCCTGGCCATTCACGGCTTCGACCCAAATTAGACGAGTTCTTGCCTCAGGCAGCTGGTGTTGTATTTGTGGTGGATGCTGTCGATTTCTTGCCAAATATCCGTGCTGCTTCAGA GTACCTGTATGAGATTTTGACCAAGACAACTGTTGTCAAGAAAAAGACCCCATTACTACTACTGTGCAACAAGGTTGATAAGGTTACCGCCCACACAAAGGATTTCATCAGGAAACAGCTGGAGAAGGAAAT TGACAAGCTTCGTGCATCAAGAACTGCACTATCTTCAGCAGATATTACTAGTGAACATTCCCTTGGAGTAACCGGAGAAACCTTCACATTTTCTCAGTGTGTCAACAAAGTCACAGTTTCAGAAGCATCTGGTTTAACGGGTGATGTCACTCAGCTAGAGCAGTTTATCAGGGAACATGTAAAGCCATAA
- the LOC140836106 gene encoding uncharacterized protein, giving the protein MYDNKMNHFPCLHCHPHTYIRMVQNLIERCLLLHMDRDQCVKALAEHAKIRPLVTITVWKELLKENKDFFQSYYRSISPRPYYTNGYVQRAPRFARRSNYQCR; this is encoded by the exons ATGTATGATAACAAAATGAACCATTTCCCATGCTTGCATTGCCACCCTCACACCTACATTAGAATG GTTCAGAATCTTATAGAGAGGTGCTTGCTGCTTCATATGGACAGAGACCAGTGTGTGAAAGCCTTGGCCGAGCATGCTAAAATCCGACCTCTCGTAACGATCACCG TATGGAAGGAGCTGCTGAAAGAGAACAAGGACTTCTTTCAATCGTATTATCGATCTATATCTCCAAGGCCATATTATACCA aTGGGTATGTTCAAAGGGCACCAAGATTTGCAAGAAGATCAAATTACCAGTGCAGATAG